In one Corallococcus sp. EGB genomic region, the following are encoded:
- the epsC gene encoding serine O-acetyltransferase EpsC — translation MDDPNARLVATLLEARQRHCFPPDVRKAAPEFVAQVLGLLFPHFGERLECNAAAVRRDVTAVEASLQRIQALLAPHYPVTDAGMASRFMAKLPDLYEWLQQDARAIFEADPAARSVDEVVLTYPGFYAIAIYRVANALHRLNFPLLPRLLTEYAHQRTGVDIHPGATIGRRFVIDHGTGLVIGETTVIGDNVKLYQGVTLGALMVEKALADRKRHPTIEDDVVVYANATILGGGTVVGRGSIIAGNAWLTQSVPPQSVVTRRSEVRTRHGDEGLDVLDYQI, via the coding sequence ATGGACGATCCGAACGCCCGATTGGTTGCCACCCTGCTGGAGGCGCGACAGCGCCACTGCTTCCCCCCGGACGTGCGCAAGGCGGCGCCCGAGTTCGTCGCGCAGGTACTGGGGCTGCTCTTCCCCCACTTCGGCGAGCGGCTGGAGTGCAACGCCGCCGCCGTGCGCCGGGACGTCACCGCCGTGGAGGCGAGCCTCCAGCGCATCCAGGCGCTGCTCGCGCCGCACTACCCCGTGACGGACGCGGGCATGGCCTCCCGCTTCATGGCGAAGCTGCCGGACCTCTACGAGTGGCTCCAGCAGGACGCGCGCGCCATCTTCGAGGCGGACCCCGCCGCGCGCAGCGTGGACGAGGTGGTGCTCACCTACCCGGGCTTCTACGCCATCGCCATCTACCGCGTGGCGAACGCGCTGCACCGGCTGAACTTCCCCCTGCTGCCGCGCCTGCTCACCGAGTACGCCCACCAGCGCACCGGCGTGGACATCCACCCGGGCGCCACCATCGGCCGCAGGTTCGTCATCGACCACGGCACGGGCCTGGTCATCGGGGAGACGACCGTGATTGGCGACAACGTGAAGCTCTACCAGGGCGTCACGCTGGGCGCGCTGATGGTGGAGAAGGCGCTGGCGGACCGGAAGCGCCACCCCACCATCGAGGACGACGTGGTGGTGTACGCGAACGCCACCATCCTCGGAGGCGGCACGGTGGTGGGCAGGGGCAGCATCATCGCCGGCAACGCGTGGCTCACGCAGAGCGTGCCCCCGCAGTCCGTCGTCACCCGCCGCAGCGAGGTGCGCACGCGCCACGGCGACGAGGGCCTGGACGTCCTCGACTACCAGATTTGA
- the cysK gene encoding cysteine synthase A, whose amino-acid sequence MKVDNILQTIGNTPHVRINRLYPSRVTVHLKLERANPGGSIKDRIGLAMIEDAEKKGLLKEGSVIIEPTSGNTGIGLAMVAAVKGYKLILVMPESMSIERRRVLAAYGAQFDLTERAKGMKGAIARAQELVAQTPNAWMPQQFENESNIEVHKRTTAQEILNDFPDGLDYLITGVGTGGHITACAEVLKAKWPKLKVFAVEPAKSPVISGGQPGPHPIQGIGAGFIPKNLHVQSIDGTIQVDEKDAFEFARRAAREEGIFVGVSSGAALSAVNQKLAEMPEGSRVLTFCYDTGERYLSVENLFPAQ is encoded by the coding sequence ATGAAGGTCGACAACATCCTGCAGACCATTGGCAACACGCCGCACGTGCGCATCAACCGGCTGTACCCGTCGCGCGTGACGGTGCACCTGAAGCTGGAGCGCGCCAACCCGGGCGGCAGCATCAAGGACCGCATCGGCCTGGCGATGATTGAGGACGCGGAGAAGAAGGGCCTCCTCAAGGAAGGCAGCGTCATCATCGAGCCGACGAGCGGCAACACCGGCATCGGCCTGGCGATGGTGGCCGCGGTGAAGGGCTACAAGCTCATCCTGGTGATGCCGGAGTCCATGAGCATCGAGCGCCGCCGCGTGCTCGCCGCCTACGGCGCCCAGTTCGACCTGACGGAGCGCGCCAAGGGCATGAAGGGCGCCATCGCCCGCGCCCAGGAGCTGGTCGCGCAGACGCCCAACGCGTGGATGCCGCAGCAGTTCGAGAACGAGTCCAACATCGAGGTCCACAAGCGCACCACCGCGCAGGAGATCCTGAACGACTTCCCGGACGGACTGGACTACCTCATCACGGGCGTGGGCACCGGCGGCCACATCACCGCCTGCGCCGAGGTCCTCAAGGCGAAGTGGCCCAAGCTGAAGGTGTTCGCGGTGGAGCCGGCGAAGTCCCCCGTCATCAGCGGCGGCCAGCCCGGCCCGCACCCCATCCAGGGCATCGGCGCGGGCTTCATCCCGAAGAACCTGCACGTGCAGAGCATCGACGGCACCATCCAGGTGGATGAGAAGGACGCCTTCGAGTTCGCCCGCCGCGCCGCGCGCGAGGAGGGCATCTTCGTGGGCGTGTCCTCCGGCGCCGCGCTGTCCGCGGTGAACCAGAAGCTGGCGGAGATGCCGGAAGGCAGCCGCGTGCTCACCTTCTGCTACGACACCGGCGAGCGCTACCTCTCCGTGGAGAACCTCTTCCCGGCGCAGTAA